A single genomic interval of Sceloporus undulatus isolate JIND9_A2432 ecotype Alabama chromosome 2, SceUnd_v1.1, whole genome shotgun sequence harbors:
- the LOC121920987 gene encoding uncharacterized protein LOC121920987 isoform X2 has protein sequence MVSFVVLIYPLLYILLLYHVDAEEPQVQFSTVNDTLVAKCISAGWYHMPKVTWRNRREEDLSSYSTTEILEEKQDGSHRVVSILKYPVLLHEIYTCHIEEEDVLNRPVRSIHKVPKRKYHNMYNNY, from the exons ATGGTTTCCTTCGTGGTCCTTATTTACCCCTTGCTATATATATTGCTTCTGTATCATGTGG ATGCTGAAGAGCCACAGGTGCAGTTCAGCACAGTCAATGATACACTGGTGGCCAAGTGTATCTCAGCAGGCTGGTACCACATGCCAAAGGTAACCTGGCGTAACCGCAGGGAAGAGGATCTGTCCAGCTACTCCACAACAGAGATCCTGGAAGAGAAGCAAGATGGGTCCCATAGGGTGGTTTCCATTTTGAAATACCCCGTATTGCTTCATGAGATCTATACATGTCACATTGAAGAAGAAGATGTGCTTAACAGACCTGTCAGATCCATCCATAAAGTCCCAA
- the LOC121920987 gene encoding butyrophilin subfamily 2 member A2-like isoform X1, which translates to MFQCADAMDEFRVRPFDNISLPCHFSFVDSTDGLTFTWEREDIKEEHEVEDKEFYKFFVGLQDFYQFYPKLIYSFNNNKEELEERNSLYEGRVWVDEEEIPEGSLTLILEQVQFSDEAMYICKATNSRGRGQRKMKLIVEDAEEPQVQFSTVNDTLVAKCISAGWYHMPKVTWRNRREEDLSSYSTTEILEEKQDGSHRVVSILKYPVLLHEIYTCHIEEEDVLNRPVRSIHKVPKRKYHNMYNNY; encoded by the exons ATGTTTCAATGTGCAGATGCAATGGATGAATTCAGGGTACGTCCATTCGACAACATTTCACTTCCCTGCCACTTTTCCTTTGTGGATAGCACAGATGGCTTGACCTTCACCTGGGAGAGGGAAGATATCAAGGAAGAACATGAAGTAGAAGATAaagaattttataaattttttGTTGGACTCCAGGATTTTTACCAGTTTTACCCAAAGTTGATATATAGCTTTAACAATAACAAGGAAGAGCTGGAGGAACGGAATTCTCTGTATGAGGGAAGAGTCTGGGTCGATGAGGAGGAGATTCCCGAAGGCAGCCTGACACTCATATTGGAGCAAGTGCAGTTTTCTGATGAGGCCATGTATATATGCAAGGCCACCAATTCAAGAGGCAGGggacaaagaaaaatgaaactcATCGTGGAAG ATGCTGAAGAGCCACAGGTGCAGTTCAGCACAGTCAATGATACACTGGTGGCCAAGTGTATCTCAGCAGGCTGGTACCACATGCCAAAGGTAACCTGGCGTAACCGCAGGGAAGAGGATCTGTCCAGCTACTCCACAACAGAGATCCTGGAAGAGAAGCAAGATGGGTCCCATAGGGTGGTTTCCATTTTGAAATACCCCGTATTGCTTCATGAGATCTATACATGTCACATTGAAGAAGAAGATGTGCTTAACAGACCTGTCAGATCCATCCATAAAGTCCCAA
- the LOC121920989 gene encoding cystatin-B-like, protein MKCGGTSEAKAATAETQQLAQQVKAQVEEKEGKNFDVFTAVEFKTQVVAGTNYFIKVHVGNDEFLHVRVFQSLPHENKPLTLTGYQSKKAKHDELAYF, encoded by the exons atgaagtgCGGCGGGACCTCTGAGGCCAAGGCGGCCACCGCAGAGACCCAGCAACTGGCCCAGCAG GTAAAGGCACaggtggaagagaaggaaggcaagaaCTTTGACGTCTTCACTGCAGTTGAGTTTAAAACCCAGGTGGTTGCTGGAACAAATTACTTCATCAAG GTCCATGTTGGCAATGATGAGTTCCTTCATGTGCGAGTATTCCAAAGCCTCCCTCATGAGAACAAACCACTGACGCTCACTGGTTACCAAAGCAAGAAAGCAAAGCACGATGAGCTGGCCTACTTCTAG